The window ACCCTGAGGTTTAATGCCCTGTAAGCTTCAGGGAGAAGAgatctttttatctgttttgctCAAGGACAtagaaaagtgcctggcacatagaaggtactcaataaatatctcTATGAATGAAGCACATAACAGTTTGGGTTAGCCGAAATATTCTGCAAAAGGAAGGCAAAGGGAAAAAGTGCCAGAGAGGCAGAGGGCCAGATGGTAGCAGGAGAGAGGGCCATGGAGGACAGAGGAGCAGGGGGCCCAGGGCTACCATGAGAGAGAAGATGGTACTGAAAGGTAAGAAGTAAGGACTGGCAGGTATGAAGGGCGCAGAGGGGCAAAGCATTGGGAGATCAGAGGGCTTAAAGGTGGGAGTGGGCTAAGGAGCTCAGGGCCTGATGctgccctcctcccccttctccctggaCCTCTCTTCACAGAACCTCTGGAGGGCGTGAACATCACCAGCCCAGTGCACCTGATTCATGGCACTGTGGGGAAGTCAGCCTTGTTCTCTGTGCAGTACAGCAGCACCAGCAGCGATAAGCCAGTAGTGAAGTGGCAGCTGAAGCGGGACAAGCCGGTGACCGTGGTGCAGTCCATCGGCACAGAGGTCATTGGCACCCTGAGGCCTGATTATCGAGATCGTATTCAGCTCTTTGAAAATGGCTCTCTGCTTCTCAGTGACCTGCAGCTGGCCGATGAGGGCACCTATGAGGTCGAGATCTCCATCACTGCTGACACTTTCACGGGGGAGAAGACCATCAATCTCACTGTAGATGGTAAAGCGCTCTggcagggaagggggaaggacTGGTGCTTGATCCGGGGGCAAGATCTCTGCCCAATACATTAGCTAGACTCAGGGAAAACCACAGCACTTAGGAGCGAGACTGAGCCAAGGTGACATACATTAGAAGTTGGCAGATAGGGCCAGGAACAGTgcctcatgcccataatcctagtgctttgagggtccgaggcaggagaattttttgaggccaggagttggagaccagcttgggcaacaaagcaGAACTTCATctgtgaaaggaaagaaagagagagagagagaaaggaaagaaagaaagaaagagaaagagagagagagagagagagaaaaggaaaagaaaagagaaagaaaatgaaagaaagaaaaattagccaggtgtgatggcataTGCCTGCaaccccagctactctgggaggctgacacgaGGAGATCACTTGAAGCCCTgggatttgaggttgcagtgagctatgatgatggcactacactctaacaaacaaaaaccccaaaacaaaaaaattggcaCAGCTAACATGTATAGAGTACACTTACCACGTGccagaaattattttaagtgcTTTGCAAATGTCAATTCATTTCATGCTTATTATAATCTAGGGATAATCACtattcccattttgcaaatgaggaaagcGAGGCACAGAGAGATTGATTAATGTGCATACGGTTACATTGCTAGTAAGTGATAaagccaagatttgaacccaaAGAGTTGGACCTAGGCTTAGCCCAACCAAAATATCATCCAGTCTGGATCAGTTTAAGACCTTAAAGCCTATTGGTCTTGGAAAGGTATTGGGGAAGAAGGGAATGAGGGCAGACACCACTGCTGTGCTGTTCAGCATTATACACCCTGTGGCTAattggcactcaataaatacagGGTGTCTCGAAAGTTACCatccatagggaaaatgggaaattgtagcaaaatgcacctttatttacaaaatagtctcgATGTGTTGGCCACGtctttctacacacacatgaAGTCTTCCCTCCTACTCACAGAGAACATGTTCTAAGAGATGTTTCTATGCAAATTTTCCTATGAATGCAGATTTTGGAATGTCCGATAGTTGGTAAATTTGTGAATGAATAAGTGATGGGGAAGAATTGAGGATCCCCGAAGGGTCTTCTCAGCCCACAGATTAAGTTGGGAGGTAGGGAGAGAAGAAACAGGAAGGGAGAAGCTCTTTAGCCGATGACTCACAGACCGCCCCACTCCGGGCCTCAGTGCCCATTTCGAGGCCACAGGTGCTGGTGGCTTCGACCACTGTGCTGGAGCTCAGCGAGGCCTTCACCCTGAACTGCTCACATGAGGacggcaccaagcccagctatACCTGGCTGAAGGATGGCAAGCCCCTCCTCAATGACTCTCGAATGCTCCTGTCCTCCAATCAAAAGGTGCTCACCATCACCCGTGTGCTCATGGAGGATGACGACCTATACAGCTGTGTGGTGGAGAATCCCATCAGCCAGGGCCGCAGCCTGCCCATCAAGATCACCGTGTACAGTAAGTCTCCCCGCCTGCCCTCCTTTAGGACTCAAAACCCTGAGATGCAGGTGCCCACGAGGGATTGAGGACATCCCAGAGGGAGTGTGACTACAGGGGGTGCAGAGATGGGGGCCGACTGCCCATGGAGGACCACAACAGGTGGGCAAGTGAGCTCTGCGCAAGCTCCACCATCAACCAGCCACGATGCTGCCTGTGCCTTCTTTTATCTTCCTTCTACTGTGGGAATCTCTGATCACCATACCTGCCCCTCCTTTGAAGACTTTCccacctctctgtgtctctgtctccctaGGAAGAAGCTCTCTTTATATCATCTTGTCTACGGGAGGCATCTTCCTCCTTGTGACCTTGGTGACAGTCTGTGCTTGCTGGAAACCCTCCAAAAAGTCTAGGTAACTCTCCAACTTCTACACCCTAATCTTCCTTCTGTCCTAACCCCAAGCTCTATTTTTTCTTAAGTCTCTTTAAATGCCTTTCCTCCCAGGACTCTACACCTCTTCCCAGGAGATCCATTTTTCCATTGTGTATAGCACGGCATCCTGTGCTCACAACCCCCACAACCCCAGCACAATTAACAATGGTTTCCCTTGCTGAACACCTTTTCTGGGCTAGGCACTGTGGTTGTGGCTAGCATGCCAGCTTTCAAGTAGGACTATCTGCAGTTTACAGATAATAATATGGACACTCAGATTTGTGGCTTGCCCACAGTCACAATGCTAGGGACAGACCCAGGGGGCCAACCTAGATGTGACTCATTCCAAAGCTCAGGGACTACCTCCTGctcccactgcacccagcccatctTCCTGTCTCAAGGCCTCTTTCATGGACAACAGATCCCTCCCTGTGTTCCCCCTAAATCCTCTCCTGCTCATAATCAATAGCTCTGCTCCAGCTCTGCTGGATTAATTTGCAGGAAGCAGAGGAAGCTGGAGAAGCAAAGCTCCCTGGAATACATGGATCAGAATGATGACCGTCTGAAGGCAGAAGGTGAGCTCCCAGCCACCCACTCACCCATGCCATCGCCACTCAGATCAGTGGGATGCTGGGAAAAGGCAGAAATGGGCAACAAGGAGACCAGCTCTGCAGACCCCCTTCCTCCACCAACTGCTCGAAGACTGCAGAGCAGGGAAAGGTGCCGCCCAGGTAGGACCAGGGGTGTTCAGACACGTTGGTGGAGGTTGTGATGGGCCAGCCTGGGGGGTAAAGAGCATAGGTGCTGGCTGGTGGACACAGTCTGTGCCTGGGCCAGCCGTTCCATCCTTTCTCCTGTGCAGCAGACACCCTCCCGAGAAGTGGGGAACAGGAGCGGAAgaaccccatggcactctacatcTTAAAGGACAAGGTGAGCAACTCTGAGCTGGATACCCCACAAATAGGCAGTGAACCCCCATCCTTTATGTGCCTGGCACCAGGGAGCCATCCCATATCATTTTCCCTTTACAGTACTCTGAATAACCCTGTAAAACATTAGTGTTGCCCCTTtcaaagattagaaaaataaggCTAGGAGATTGATTCAATGACTTGCCCAGGTTTAAACGAGTGAATAAACCTAGGGTTTTTGGACACCGGTTCTGGTGATTTACCCACTATTCCACAGCTGTCGGAGACGAGTGGGAAGAGGAGAATAAAGGGACAAGGCGCTCAAGTTAACGCCTTTTGACATTCATGGTACACgtagtatgtgccaggcaccaggctGAGTGTGGTGACTGCAGAAAACCCAGACCTATCCGTGTCTGCCCCTTCCGGGACCTGGGTATCCCCAGAACCCTCTAATCCAGGGAGCCTCGCAGACTGGCCGGCTGCCCGCTGATCCCCGCGCCGCGTGTTCTTGCAGGACTCGCCGGAGCCGGAGGAGAACCCCGTCCCGGAGCCTCGGAGCGCGACAGAGACGGGCCCGCCCGGCTACTCCGTGTCGCCCCGAGTGCCCGGCCGCTCGCCGGGGCTGCCCGTCCGCTCTGCCCGCCGCTACCCGCGCTCCCCAGCGCGCTCCCCCGCCACCGGCCGGACGCACACGTCGCCGCCCAGGGCCCCGAGCTCGCCCGGCCGCTCGCGCACGCTGCGGACTGCGGGGGTGCACATGATCCGCGAGCAGGAGGAGGCCGGCCCGGTGGAGATCAGCGCCTGAGCCGCCCCGGGACCCCCGGGAGCTGGCGCGGCGCGAGCGAGCGGGGCGCGGGTGTCCGGGAGGACGCGCGTGGGGGTGCGTAGAAAGGGGGTTGCGGCGGGGGCGGCGGAGTGTGGATCTAACGGTGAACCGGGTCGCGTGTGTTCTCAGCAAGTACGGCCCTCTTAGGACCGCATAGATTATTAAATTTTCATCCCAATCCCCAAAAGGGTTTTTATGGAAACTAACATCGGTAACTTCACTCCCAGCGACTTTCCTGTGCTCTTCCTAGGGAGCTCTTCTATTCCCCACCCACTGTTCTCCCCTCCCAATCAACGTCTGAGTCCTGGAGCACATTTTAGGCAAGCCCAGATTAGGGAGGCCACTTTCTCAAAATGCAAGACTGTACTAAACTGTCACATACCGGCCACTGGGTGCACAGGGGCTGTTCTGAGCACCGGGAGATCATGGTAAAGACAGGGCATCTTGCTTGGGCACCTACTACCTAGGTACTTACAGATGGGTAATGGAGGAGCATAAACACGTTCCTTTGACCTGGGCCCTAGCAAGGGCAAAAGACTCCAGCCTGCTGTGCTGTGCTTGGCCTCCTCCTGAAGCCTCCTGTGTCAAGCATTCCTTCCGTTTCTGTTCTTGACTGGAAGATAGGGATGGGCTTGTTTCTGTAGAGAAGTGGATTCCCACTCAGTCCTCTGGCCCAGAGCAAGTAAGAAACTGTTTTTAACCTGCCCGAGCCACAGCCAGacttagtctctaaaaatagccggacattgtggctgatgcctgtagtcccacctactcgggaggctgacgcaagagaatcgcttaagcccaagagtttgaggttgctgtgagctgcgatgccaccaGCACTCTATCTAGGAGGGCAAcgatgtgagactctgtctcaaaaaaaaaaaagaaagaaagaaactatttttCACCCCTCAAACTCATGCCTTCTCCCTGGCTTCCTCACAAAACAAGTCTTTCAAACAATCATTATCCTccagcgattctcaaccttcctaatgccgcgatcatgttgtagtgacccccagccatagaattattttcgttgctacttcataactgtaattttgctactgttacgaatcgcaatgtaaatatctgatatgcaggatggtcttaggcgacccatgtgaaaggggtcgcaacccacaggttgagaaccgctgctccagAAGGTTGTTGAGCTTCCTCCACTTGTAAAGAGAATAAGGCTCTAATCTCCCAAGAAATGGTAGACGGCGAGAGTCGAGGGAACGTTTCAACCCTTGGCCTCCACCCCCACTGGCACcatcctctctgctctcccagatGCTCAGATCCCCAGATACAGGACAAGGGCAGACTCCCTAATCACCCTAACATCAGATAAGGAGAGGGTGGTCACCATGCAGCCAGGCCACGCCCGTGCCACCACCTCTTGCACAATTCATAGGAGAGGCAATAATCTGCTGTGAGGTGACAGCAATTTAAAGGCTGAAAGAGGAGGCCCTCTGtgtgttccttcctctcttccctaaTGCCTCCAAGGGTCCTTGGATCCTTGGACCCTCCCTGACCTCTCAAGCTCTAGCTCTGTCTGTCTCTACAATCCCCCGGATCAACTCTGTTGGCCCCTGTTATCTACCACCTCCATACCAGGGCAAGTTTTATCCCACCCTAAGGGCACCAGAGTTTCCAGTTTGCTTCCTCTGCCCTCATCCCATCAGCACGCCCCTCTTAGCATCCAGTCCCTGTGTACTCCCCTAGGCTCATTTGAGAAGGCAGTTCTTTGCAGCTCCCCTAGCTTCCCAGGTGCCTCCTCCTCCATAAGGAGGTAAATGCACGTAGAGGAAGGTTGCTCAGGCAGGTGGACTTGGAGAAGGGTACCTGCTGGTCAGCCGTGAGATACACAGGTGAAGGTCAGGGTCATAGGAGAGTATACCATACCCTGGTGCTGAATCCCCGAGGGGCCGGCTTCCCAGGCTCAAGCCAAATCTGCCTTGAATTGGGGTGATAAGTAAGGAagtggtttctttgttttgttttgatcttCACCTTTGTATTGCAAGCATctagcagagtgcctggcacatactggATGCTCAATAAACTTgatgaaatgaaaatgacaacTTTATTCCATTTAACCAAGGAGAACTAAATGAACAGCTTAAACATACCAgtcatttcccttttttcttcttatcttccTTCACCATATTTTGCCCTCTTTATAAACCCCAACTTGTCCACTCTGAGtcatcattcatccatccatccatttactcATTCAGGTGTTCTTTAATTTATTCAATAAGCATTTGTTTATCTACCATGGACCAGGCCATGTGCTAGACAGTGGGAATAAAGCATAACTATGTCAGGAAGATAGATAAGTAAACAGATTATTACAATACAGTATATAAAATGTGATGACAGAAATTGATGCAAGGTGCTCTGAAAATATGTAGGGGAATCATCTAACCCAGATTAGGGATTGTCAGCAAAGGTATCTTGGAGGAAAATGTACTTGAGtgtagtcttttgtttttttaatgtttattttttaaatttttatttaaaaaattttcggtacaagagcaacagtgagactctgtctcaagaaaataaaaattaaaaaaatagtggcggcgcctgtggctcagtcggtaaggcgccggccccatatactgaaggtggcgggttcaaaccctgcgccggccgaactgcaaccaaaaaatagcctggcgttgtggcgggcgcctgtagtcccagctacacgggaggctgaggcaagagaatcacttaggcccaggagttggaggttgctgtgagctgtgtgaggccacggcactctatcgagggccataaagtgagactctgtctctacaaaaaaaaaaaaaaaattaaaaaaataaacattaaaaaaaaattcagtgccatggcgtcacagctcacagcaacctcaaactcttgggcttaagcaattctcttccctccgctgtccagtagctgggactacaaggcacccatagcaatgcctggctattttgttgttgtcgtcattgttgtttagcaggccctggctgaggTTGCAactcaccagccccggtgcatgtggccagcgccctaaccagtgagctacaggcgctgagccttgagTGTAGTCTTAAAGGATTAGTTgcttaatcttattttcaaaaggaTGAAAGGACACAATCCAATCAGAGATGCATGTGTAAAAGCTTGGTGGTATAAAACACAAGGAGTAATTCAGGGTACTGAGCCATGGCAGTGGATTAGATTATTTGGGGACAATATATAGAgtagaagatgaagaagaaaactgCAAATAGATTTCTGAGGACATCATTATGTGAAAATAAGGTTAAAAGGACCTCACCAAGAAAGCTAAAAAGGCATAGCCAGTGAGATAGGAGGAAATATAAGAgataatgggggaaaaaaacagatagTAGTATCACACAATCAAAAAAAGAGGGTTTCAAGAAAGAGTGAGCATTCAGGACTTGGAGAGGGGGTGTCACATATGCAAAAGAATTACAAGTACACATTATGTTTGTCAGTAGACGGATCATCAAGTAACTTGGTGTTAGTCTCAGACCCATAGTGGAGGTTAAAGCCAGGTTACAACAGGCAAAAAGGAGATTGCTATGAAAAAAGTATTTCTGCTAAATACTTGTGACTAGATGCCTAAGAGGTCCTCCTGTTTCGCAATAACTAGGTCCTGCTTTAACTACATTTGTTTCGCATTATTGACCTTCAAGAGAAGGGGTGGGAATGAAGAGTTAAAAATTGCTTAATTTTAATTCCTGGTACCACTGCCACAATTTACAGGGCAATATAATTGatgtaatgaaaaggaaaaagaaaagctacaacagataaaagacCTCAGGGATATGTATTTGCATGGACACTATATTGCATTAATCAATAGCTGCCTTTTTATTAACTGTAGCTATGACAGTCCTGAACAagaaagattttctatttaagcTGCAGTAACTTTTTTGACTATCGTTCCTTCTGTGGCAGATTTTTACAGTTTCTCTACTGCATTTGGGACAACTATATTGAAATAACTTGCAGCTTTCCAGACAATTCCTTGCTCTCTCCCTTGCTAAGAACTgtggcttttttctgctttttataaaACCTGCGGCTGCCACGTCCACTGATTCCACCACCATGTCCATAAACACTCCGATAGGCATTGCCTGAAATTCTTCCACCAAAACTTCCCCCTTTCATGGGTCCATAATTTGATCACTGTGGTTCACTATAATTTCCACCACcaaaatttcctccttcattgtGACTATCATAtattccaccaccaccacccacataTCCCCCACTTTGGATATATCACCAACATCATAATCACCACTATCACTTCCTGTCTAACTACCTCTGCTGTCACCATAGCCTCCTCTTCCCTCAAATTCTCCACCATAGCCAAAATTACCTCCACCAAAGCTTCCTTTACCACCCATAAAACTGCCAGATCCCCCTCCACGACTTTTTCATGTTCCAGCAGACCCCATCTCTTGTTTAGAAGGACTTTTTCACTTCACTATACATTAATATTATAGTACTTCTGACCAATTTTATCAACTGTATCATGATCATCAAAAGTTACAAAAGTGAATCCTCTTTTTTCCGTTCTGCCTGTCTTCTATAATTTAACACTAGAAAGTTCATAAATATCATTTGCCACATTAACAGGTTTTAAAAGGCCTCTCActagatgccaaaaaaaaaaagcatttgtaaaCTTTAATCCTTAAGCTTTTAAGGATTAAATctctttttgtagttgttgttagagaaaatcattttattgaaCAGTAGGGACCACAGTGGGTCCATAAAGGGCCAGAAGTAAAGGAACCTATGAGCCGCAGGGGGTGTTGCTTGACTTTTTCCATATCATTCCTGCTTCGCCTAGCAGTCCCCCTGGGTCTTTCCATTCTGCCGCCTGAGACCCCAGGCAGAAGGCTCTCCTGCTGTGGAGTAGCCAtgcttttcctcttccagtttcAAGAAGCCTAATCTTTCTTGGTTTATGCTGGGTGTTGCTGGCAATGACTCAAGGCAGGAACTCATCTGTAGACCAGGCCCCTGCTGGGCTGCTCTGAACACTCTCTCTGCACCTGACTCCTCAGCTAGCAGAGggcaaacttttctttcttctgcctaaGAAGGAACTCTAGAGGATTGAGTAGAGGAAATTGCATGTTCTTCCAGGCCAGCGTCAGCCCTGAAATGTTCAAAGCAGTGTCAGTTTCTAAGGCTCCTTGCCTAGGGCCAGTTAGGATGGAAGGGGCTTTTTGCTGAGGGAGGCTTAGGCAGAATGGCTGAAATTGTATCTTCAGTGGTGGACAGATGTCTCGGGAAGCTCAGCATTTCTCTGTTCTGTAGAGTGGCTCAGCCAGCAAGGTTTTTCTGGGACTGCCTCCTGCCACTAGGCTGCAAGCATGGAATTTTGGAGCTAGGGCAACTTGACTCTTTGTCTGCCTCCATCATAGTCTGACTTATCTTGGGAGCCTGCTGCTTCTTAGGAGCCAGGCTGGGAACTCTGGGGGCTGGCTTCTCTGCTTCGGCCTTTGCTGGTGTGGGCAAAGGAGCATCTCCGTGGAGCCGGTAGCCGCCAACCAAGCAGTACGTCTCCCCATGCCAGCCCACCTGTGCTTCTCCATACCCTCGGTAGAGGACATGGTAGTAACCATGGAGAGGAGAAGTGGGAGGCAGCGGTGCTAGAAAGAAAACCAGGACAGATCAATCACTCTCACTTTATACACTGTGCCATCAGCTGTCCTTTCATGTCTCTCCCTGTATCTGGCTGAAGCCTTCTCATCTCCTTGGCATCCCAAACACTGCCCTGGCCTAACACCTCTCTGAGTTCCCTAGAGATGGGACCCTGGCTGCCAAAGCAAAGCCCTGGAGCCTGTGGCAGCAGCAGGCCAGGATATCCTTCCCATTCTCAGAAAGAACAGGAGAACCTCAAAATAATTGCAACCAACACCCCATCAGTCTTTCCTTCTCACAACCAAGGAAATATTCTTAAGGTCTGTCACTTCTGAGGATTTCATGGAAGTggttttcaagatttggaaaaaaagatcGAATATAAATCAGGTGGCAGCACCTCTTGGGCCTGGGTCATACTGCCTGTTTCAACCCCTGACCTCTAGCCCTCTGAGACGTTTGTCTAGATTTTCTAATACTTTCTAAAGGCCAAATGCTGAAGCAGAGTGACTGGGAGGGTCAGAGCCAGACTCTGAGCACCAAGTCTGGGCTGAAGGAGCCTTCCCACGTCTACCCACCCTCCCGGGACACCACTCCCCTCGGCTCTCCATCTTCCCAGCTACCTTTGCCCCACCACTCAGCAGCTCTGATGGGGCTGTGTCTTCATGACACCACAATAAAGTTGCCTGGTTCTGAAGGGCAGGTTCATGAGCGTCTGTCAGCAGCTCTTACCCAAACTGCTCCATTTATCACTTGCCAATAAAAACACATTTGGCTTTTGCTAAGAGTTCAATGAAGAAAGGGTTTGACTGGAAGCATCTTATAGGTCAAAAGGAAAGACCCAATTTAGAAAGATGAGAAGCTTTATGAACACTGCTCAGAGATGACATTTCACTTGCCCTCAGCAGTGAGCGGGACCACTGTGGGTCCCTGAGCCCATCGGTATTGCTTATGGCTAGAGAAGGTCTGGAGTGGAGGGCAAGCCAAAAAATGGCAGCCAGGTGAAGTTGTATATATGCCAGTGCCTCCTGTACAGATAGATGCCCAGCCTTGGCCTACCTGCAGTGCAGCCCTCCCAGGGGACAGAGGATAAGTTAGAGTTAATATAGAAGATCCGGTCAGACATTCTCTCTCAGGCAACCAAACAGATTGGTATCTCGTAGAGAAATGATAGAGAACTTTCCCCAAGGGCACCACATTTCCATAGCTACCCTACCATGGAAACTGAGAAGGCCTGTGAGGTCGTCACCACCCGGTGAGGTCACATAAGCAACCTGTGAGTCAAGGAGAAGCCTTCAGGCCCTTAGAGTTTGGGGGAGGAGAGTagagcagaggaagagagaaaccCTGCCTAGACCCTCACATTTGGACTCCCCACCAATGCCCTAGTCAAATACTACCCTCCCTGTGAAGCCCATGTATGGGTTGGCACAGACAGCCCCAGTGATCCCAGGAGCGCAAGAGACACCCAAGATTCTACATGTCTTTTCTTCCTGATAGCACTTGATTTAGAGTAAAGCCTCACTTCCAAAATCACCCAATCACAGCTCAAATCccataataaattatttctaataaagCCCTTATTGAGTCACTCCATGGTTCCCCAAGGTGTGTCCTCTCCCATGCTACAAGGAGTAATAAACACAACTTTTTCAACAAGTGTGTCCTGGTGGTCTTTGGCTGGCGAACACTGACAGGCCCAACACGGAGAACAGTAACTGatttccccttcttcctggaCATGTGAGCAGAAGGTTAAATATCTACATTAGCAGCCTTTGAAATGTCCAGCTGGGCAATGTTGGTCTAGAAGTGCCCCATAGTGTTGAGAAAGTGGAGAAAATGTCAGGTTGAAAGTattatatggtattttttttttaatcaatccaGTTATTTAATCAGTCGTGCCCACATAATGAAACTGCCATTAATACCCCTAGCAATAAGGTTTGGAGAGCTTCCAGGTTGGTGAACACATTGAGGTACCAGGAGGGTGGCGGGTGGCGTGCCAGGCAGAACGCGGAACCTTCATGCCCCTTCCCCTCTACCTTGCTCTATGCGTGTCTTCCTCCGGCTGCTCTTGAGTTGTACACTTTATAATTAACCAGTAAACCTAAatagtgtttccctgagttctatcAGCTATTCTAGTAAATTATCAAACTTGACAAGGTCATCATGGGAACCTCCAATTATCCGGTGACAGTCTGGGACTTGCAGATTGCATCTTGTGA is drawn from Nycticebus coucang isolate mNycCou1 chromosome 6, mNycCou1.pri, whole genome shotgun sequence and contains these coding sequences:
- the HEPACAM gene encoding hepatocyte cell adhesion molecule isoform X1 — encoded protein: MKRERGALSRASRALRLAPFLYLLLIQTEPLEGVNITSPVHLIHGTVGKSALFSVQYSSTSSDKPVVKWQLKRDKPVTVVQSIGTEVIGTLRPDYRDRIQLFENGSLLLSDLQLADEGTYEVEISITADTFTGEKTINLTVDVPISRPQVLVASTTVLELSEAFTLNCSHEDGTKPSYTWLKDGKPLLNDSRMLLSSNQKVLTITRVLMEDDDLYSCVVENPISQGRSLPIKITVYRRSSLYIILSTGGIFLLVTLVTVCACWKPSKKSRKQRKLEKQSSLEYMDQNDDRLKAEGELPATHSPMPSPLRSVGCWEKAEMGNKETSSADPLPPPTARRLQSRERCRPADTLPRSGEQERKNPMALYILKDKDSPEPEENPVPEPRSATETGPPGYSVSPRVPGRSPGLPVRSARRYPRSPARSPATGRTHTSPPRAPSSPGRSRTLRTAGVHMIREQEEAGPVEISA
- the LOC128589042 gene encoding DPEP2 neighbor protein, with translation MSDRIFYINSNLSSVPWEGCTAAPLPPTSPLHGYYHVLYRGYGEAQVGWHGETYCLVGGYRLHGDAPLPTPAKAEAEKPAPRVPSLAPKKQQAPKISQTMMEADKESSCPSSKIPCLQPSGRRQSQKNLAG
- the HEPACAM gene encoding hepatocyte cell adhesion molecule isoform X2 → MKRERGALSRASRALRLAPFLYLLLIQTEPLEGVNITSPVHLIHGTVGKSALFSVQYSSTSSDKPVVKWQLKRDKPVTVVQSIGTEVIGTLRPDYRDRIQLFENGSLLLSDLQLADEGTYEVEISITADTFTGEKTINLTVDVPISRPQVLVASTTVLELSEAFTLNCSHEDGTKPSYTWLKDGKPLLNDSRMLLSSNQKVLTITRVLMEDDDLYSCVVENPISQGRSLPIKITVYRRSSLYIILSTGGIFLLVTLVTVCACWKPSKKSRKQRKLEKQSSLEYMDQNDDRLKAEGELPATHSPMPSPLRSVGCWEKAEMGNKETSSADPLPPPTARRLQSRERCRPDTLPRSGEQERKNPMALYILKDKDSPEPEENPVPEPRSATETGPPGYSVSPRVPGRSPGLPVRSARRYPRSPARSPATGRTHTSPPRAPSSPGRSRTLRTAGVHMIREQEEAGPVEISA
- the HEPACAM gene encoding hepatocyte cell adhesion molecule isoform X3; protein product: MKRERGALSRASRALRLAPFLYLLLIQTEPLEGVNITSPVHLIHGTVGKSALFSVQYSSTSSDKPVVKWQLKRDKPVTVVQSIGTEVIGTLRPDYRDRIQLFENGSLLLSDLQLADEGTYEVEISITADTFTGEKTINLTVDVPISRPQVLVASTTVLELSEAFTLNCSHEDGTKPSYTWLKDGKPLLNDSRMLLSSNQKVLTITRVLMEDDDLYSCVVENPISQGRSLPIKITVYRRSSLYIILSTGGIFLLVTLVTVCACWKPSKKSRKQRKLEKQSSLEYMDQNDDRLKAEADTLPRSGEQERKNPMALYILKDKDSPEPEENPVPEPRSATETGPPGYSVSPRVPGRSPGLPVRSARRYPRSPARSPATGRTHTSPPRAPSSPGRSRTLRTAGVHMIREQEEAGPVEISA
- the HEPACAM gene encoding hepatocyte cell adhesion molecule isoform X4, with translation MKRERGALSRASRALRLAPFLYLLLIQTEPLEGVNITSPVHLIHGTVGKSALFSVQYSSTSSDKPVVKWQLKRDKPVTVVQSIGTEVIGTLRPDYRDRIQLFENGSLLLSDLQLADEGTYEVEISITADTFTGEKTINLTVDVPISRPQVLVASTTVLELSEAFTLNCSHEDGTKPSYTWLKDGKPLLNDSRMLLSSNQKVLTITRVLMEDDDLYSCVVENPISQGRSLPIKITVYRRSSLYIILSTGGIFLLVTLVTVCACWKPSKKSRKQRKLEKQSSLEYMDQNDDRLKAEDTLPRSGEQERKNPMALYILKDKDSPEPEENPVPEPRSATETGPPGYSVSPRVPGRSPGLPVRSARRYPRSPARSPATGRTHTSPPRAPSSPGRSRTLRTAGVHMIREQEEAGPVEISA